The nucleotide window GTATTACCCTTTAAGAAGAAATAAAATGAAATATTACCCAAAAATCAAAATAATGAAATTTCCAAAGAAAGAGTGAATTAACTACATTGTTATTGCCCTGTAAGAAGAATGAAAAATAAATTAAAACTAGAACATAATCAAGACAATGATGTTTTCTAAAAAAGAATGAATTAGTGGTTGGTATTACCATTTAGGAAGaaataaaatgaaataaaaataaaaataatggaGTTTCCTAAGGAAGAATGAATATAGTGCATTGGTATTACACTTTAAGTAGtaagaaaataataaaaaaagaTAATCAAAACAATTAAGTTTTCTAAgaaagaatgaattagtggcTTGGTATTCCATTTAAGAagtaacaaaattaaataaaagTAAAACAAAATTAAATTTGAAATAATAAAGTTTTCTGAAGAAGATTGAATTTGTGGCAATGTTATTACCCATTGAAGGAGAAGGAAAAACTAAAACAAATATTGACAAAATTTGCACACAATATGCATTGACAAAATAAGAAACAGTACAAAAAAAATTGAACACTAAATATTGACACAAAGAATGGACAAATAAAAAATTGACTGACACAAATTCAAAACGCAAGGAACTTACATATAGCTAATGTGACAAATCCAGGCGACTATCTAACTGCAAAAAACAGACCAAAAAAAACAATTAATCATCTCTCGATACGTTGAAGATGGATTTGCGTGAGCACActcgcgcgcgcacacacacatctAAACACACAAAGAAAAAACTTAACAAACATGGAAAAAGAACGGcgaaaaatacaaaaaaaatctaaaaataaaAGGTATGAAAACCAAAAGCTGAAAATAAATTCGCCTCTCGAATATATAAAAAGTAAAATTCATTTTATATTAATGGCATTGTCTTTCACATCTCTCTCATATACAAATACGAGATGCGCGCAAATGAACACACACACGGGCATAGAGCCATAGACATGTGTGAGCAAGCGCGCACGCACAGGCGAGCTAGCatacacaacacacacacacaagcgcgcacacacacacacaagcacacacacacacacatgttaCGCGCGTCTGCCTATTCCATGGGCTACTCAAGGCCCAAAGTATGGGGCAGAAAACAACAGGTCAGAGGCAgtaaaaaatcgactgaccataAACACTGACAAGTCAAATTCAACATAGGAGCACCAAACCCAAAAAACAGCACGTTATCTTGGAAAAAGAAAATGAAGGGTCAACATGTTTGACTGACCCAAAATGAGAAATCAGGCGACTTGCCTTTAGCTAAAGTGATGAAAAATCTGGTGGTCACTGTCCGTCCTGCTCGTAGTCGCTGCCAGAAAATTATCGGAAGAAAAACAAGCCGAAGAAAAAGCAAGAAACCCACTCCGCGATGGGCTATGGCATCCTCGCCGTGGTCATTGTCCTGTTCGTGCTTCCTCCAGCTCGTCCGCTAGAGGACAGCATCTGCGACGCCGGCAGCTCCTCCAGCAGCTCATTTGAGGCGAACCTGAAGCTCCTCGCGGCGGCGCTGCCCTCCAACGCGTCCTCCGCGGCGGCAGGCTTCGCTACCCTCTCCGCCGGCACGGCCTACGCGATGGCGCTGTGCCGCGGGGACGCCAACGCCTCGTCCTGCGCCGCCTGCGTGGCGGTGGCGTTCCGTGCCGCCGGGGAGAGGTGCCACAACACCACGAGCGTCACCATGTACGAGGACGACTGCGTCCTCCGCTTCGCCAACCGCCAGTTCTTGGACTTCCTCAAGGCCGAGCAGTGGCAGGTCGGCGAGCTTAGGTACCGGGAATTTCACTCTAGTATATTTTTAGTACTATACTAGATAGAGTTGGTTCTTCTTCCGGCCACAAATCAACCATCTCTTCTTTCGAATTCGGGTTACTAGTGGAGCCGTAACTAGATCGGAAAATAGGAGAGTTCCGGCAGTCGCGGCTGACTGGTTCAGCGCCGCGGCCACGGCCATCCTCAGCGCCGTGTCTGCCCGCGCAGTGGCCAGCAGCAATTCGACCCCCAACGCCAAGAAGTACTTCGCCACGGGTGAGGTTGAGTTCGACCCCAGGATCTACGTGCTCGCGCAGTGCGTGCCGCTCTTGACGCCGGCGCAGTGCAGCGGCTGTCTCGGGCAGCTCCTGTCGCAGATTAAAACCCACATGGGCGCCACACCACCATGGGTTACATCACGTGTGGAGTGGTGCGGCCTGAGGTATGGCGTGTCGCCCTTCTACGAGGGCCAGGCCATGCTGCAGCTTGAGGCGCCACCTTCGCCGACATCTGCTACTACCCCAGACACCTTTGGACCAGGTAGCACGCTCTCACGTAGTACGATTCTTGGTTTCTGTTTTGATTTCTTGGTTTtcagtttgtcttgtcttgtgtcCGCAATTCAGAGAAGAAAAAGACTAGCGCAGCAGGGATCTCTGTGGGCGTCGCTTGTTCCCTTGTATTGATATCGATTCTTTCGGTTTCTGTCTTCATTCGCTCCAGGAGAAGGATTAAGGCTACCAAGCGTGACAACCGTGAGTGTACTTCTCAAGATCAACATCTGGAACCATTTTACCTTTTTATTTATTGATACCATTATATATATTCTTGCCATTTGGCACCAGCATTCAAGAAAATTTCGAGAGCACAGTGTACCATCTTTGATTTGCCTACGCTGGAAGAGGCAACTGACAACTTCTCGCAGAGGAATAAGCTCGGAGAAGGCGGCTTTGGTGCTGTGTACAAGGTTAGTTGAAGAAGCTGGCCAGTAGCGTAGCTAGTATGCAATTAAAAAGGGAAAACTCTGCTTCTCTCAAAAATGAACTCTGTTTCAGGGAATTCTCCCAGATGGGAAGGAAATAGCAGTGAAGAAACTTGTGGGGACAGCTGGGCATGGTTTGCATCAGCTGCACAATGAGGTGCTGCTCTTGGCAGAGCTCCAGCACAAGAACCTTGTTCGATTACACGGCTTCTACTCGCATCGGGATGATACGCTTCTTGTTTATGAATACATCAAGAATGGGAGCCTTGACAACTTTCTATCCAGTAGATGTTTTTCCCCCTCTCCACTAACTTGTCCGGTTACCAACTAATTTGGGGGCATTTTCCTGTTTTATTTGTCTTCCAGCGCTACCTAACATAAGTACTTGTATTGAACAGATACTAGAGATGGACACACACTAGCTTGGGAACAACAGTACAACATCATTCTCGGTATTGCAAAGGGAATGTTGTATCTTCACGAGGACTCGAGCATGAGGATTATCCATCGGGATCTGAAACCTAACAACATTCTTCTTGACGAGGACATGGATCCGAAAATTGCTGACTTTGGGTTGGCAAGGCTGCTAGGAGAAGGGCACACGCATACCATGACATCTGGAGCTGCTGGAACGCCGTAAGCTCACCTGCATAACCAAATCAAACCTCCATGAATCACAGAGTATTAATTAATTAAACATATAACATCCTTTGCAGAGGCTATATGGCTCCCGAGTACGTGTATCATCGACGTGTGTCACCCAAGATTGATATTTTCAGCTATGGTGTATTGATCCTGCAAATCGTTACTAGGAGAAAAGAGTGTTGGTCCGATGATAGCAACACTGTGAATCTCATCACTGAAGTGCGTGCTGATTTTATTTCAGTATCGTGCCGTCTATTTCTGCACGCATATAAACATGTTATCATATCTCAGGCTCCCACTAACAGGCTGAAAATAATAAACTGACAGGTGTGGAATCATTGGAAAAAGGGAACAATTTCACAAATGATGGACCAAAAACTCAACCAACATACTCGGAACCAACAGCTACGATGTGTACATGTCGGGCTGATGTGTGTCCAACTGAACCCTGACGACAGGCCTGAGATATCCACGGCCATTTTCATGTTAACCAGGGACAACGTGGAGCTTCAGCCACCGGAAGAACCTGCATTCTTTTTCGGGAGCTTCAGCCACGGGAGGAACCTGCTATCTTCTTCCGGAGGTTCAGCTAACTCTAATTTCATGTTCGGGGAGGAAATTTCTGTGAATGGAGTTACAATTACAGAGCCGTATCCTAGGTAAATCAATTGTAAGGATGTGACACGAGAGTAGTGAAGGCATAAGCCACTTCTTTGGCTCGGATTTACAGCTACTGATTAGCTGGTACTGAGTTCATGAAATGCTGGAGGGCTTATCTAAGGTCGAGTTCTTTTCGGTTCCAGCTTCTCAAGAAGCGACCGTAGCTTAGCTGCCAATATAAACAGCAGTGAAAAAACTCCCTAAGAAACTGCAATCCGGTTATTTTCGCTTTTGTTGTCGTGTGAGCTTCATTGTCTGATCTGTATGATGAAAATTGAAAAGTCTATATTGGCGTTGGATTGCTGTGATGCAGGGAAATTCCACTAGTATTGATCGAGCCTTTTAAGACCCCCATAGCACACGAAAAGGCTGAACAGTGTGCTCTGCAAAAGATCGCCTACGGCCAATTAAAAATACCATCTGCAGGTGCTTCATCCGTCTGCGAAGTCGAGGACATCGCACACGGATAAGATAATCAGCGCTGCTATACACACGACCACCGTGCGGCCGATGGCTGCACGATTCTTACGTGGCAGCGCCAAGGATGAGCGTGCATGCAAGAGCAATGTTGGAGAGAAGGAATCGTTCGCAAGTCTTGCATAGACTGTCGTCCGTGAAGCAATTTTCGTTTTCCATAAGCTTGTGCGTCGGGTGTCAACTGTGCACACAATTTATTTGGGTTTGGTCTTTCCACCTCCTATTCTCTCCGTTTTGCCGCCTTCCCGCCTGCatgcctcctcctccgtcctcgGCTCCCAATGCTCGCCGTCTGGACGCGGAGATGGACATTGAGGTCTGTTAGCAGAGTGTGAAATGTTTTGTATTAAATGTTAAGCACTCTTTTGTTTGCAAATCCATGAATCGAAAAAATATATCTGGGATCAATGTCTTTTCAATTGAAGGCATGGAGTTAAAAAAATGTGCTCCTGCAACACATGTCACCGTGTCCAACATTAGCCTTTTAATTAAATAGCTGAATGCAGGTGCGTTGCTACGGTTTGTTAAATCCTAAATTCTAAAAAGTGCGTACGCACTAATTAGAGGAAACGAGCGCCCGATCTTACACACGCATGCATGTAGTTTTGTGGTCTAAATTTTGTCTTTATTCGTGACGTGGCATGTACTACTAGGATGGTCACATGGGCAAGACACCGTATTATTTCATGGATGCGCATGTCCATTTATTCAGgtttttaaattttttaaaagtcatatcttttaaaccgtactTCAGAATTTAGATCTGTTTTCACTATTGGAATCCTCGCGGCGAGATCTTTGAAACTAGATCCCACATGGGTATGTTTTAACGAATTATTTTTTGATGCCAACTTTGATACTATATTATGCAACTCTATTACTACATGGTGCAACTTTAGTACCGGATTGTGAAACTTTTTTGAAAACCAAGTTTGCAGCTGCATGATCCAAATTCTTATGATATTGCAATAAAGAAACCATGACAACCAATTATTTATGACGCGCAACTAGTCTACTACCTCGGCCAACTACCTAGTAGTCGATGTGCAACCCCCTCCTCTCTACTCGTGGATGATGTAGTTTTTCACTACTGGCACACCATGCCCGACCTACCCTACCAGCTATATGTAGAACTTAGTCTGTTATTTCACTAACTTGCTAGTAGTTGATGTGCAACTCCTTTCCTTCGCTACTTGCGGATTTGTAGTTTCAACTGGCAGGGGTAAAATGCGAAGTTACACATAGTCTGCTTGTGGTTGGCCAGGGCAATAGATAAATTTGCACATCTCATTGGTAGGGATTTGTTGGATGGTGACGGGATGCTAGCAGTGCAAACTACACATCCATGAGATATGGGGAAAAGTTGCACATCGACTGTTAGACAGTTGGCCAGGGTAGTATCCGAAGTTGCACATTCATTGCTAGGCAGTTAGCCATGATAGCGAACAATGAAAATTACACTTCCAACCGCAGGGGAAAAGTTGCACATTGACTATCAGGCAGTTGGCTAGAGCAGCAGACGGAATTGCACATCTCACTTGATAGTGGGTAGTTTGGGGCGATGTCCCATCAGTGAAAACGTTACGTCCATGGGTAGACAAAGTTGCACTCGACTACTATGTAGTTGCACATCAACAACTAGGCAATTGCACAAAACGGGAACAAAATTGCACAAAAAAAAGTTTGTTGAAACATACTCATGCAGGATCTACTTTTGAAGAGCACGTCACGAGGATTCCAACGATGAAAGCGGATCTGAATTTCGATGTTCAATTCAAAAGTTATGGCTTTTCTAAAATTTTGAAATCCAAATAAAGTGCATTCACAACTATTAATGTGTGCTTTTGCAATTTTGTTTAAACACGTGCATGGTCTTTGGCATTCTCTTTCAAGGAGAATAGAATATTTCCTAATTTATTTGATTAGGACAGAAATATACTAAAAAAGGAAAGGCCACTCTGGAGTGCTACCGGGCCAACGGCCGCTCGGTAGACACGTCCTTGTTAAATTTAATTGCTGGAGGATATGACCTGTTTGATCCAATCAAAGGAAAATCAGTCACCACTATGTGTTTCCCACATGTGGATCCAACGTGCAATAATAGGCCACAACCCGCTGATGTGTTGTGGTCACAACCTGTGCTTGGCCCAAATAAATTAAATGTTGATGGTTCCTTCCTCAACAATGAAGGGGGAGCAGCCCATCAGGAAGGCATAGCTTTGGCGCTGCAGTGATGCTCCCTGCCACTAGATATTGAAAGCGATTGTCTCGAGGCAGTCACGATGATCAAGAGTAGTGAAGGCAACAGATCCAAGTACACTTTTTTTGTCGAGGATATCAAAAGAAGCATGAAGGAACGTAATTCTTGTATTATTCATATTCGCCGTAGCCAAAATAAATCTAGTAACTTTATGGCAAACTTTGGGATGAACGCCACACTGTTGTTTGGCTTGGATCAGGCCCTCCCGGCGCTTTAGAAGTTTTTGAACTTGATTGTAATCCTTAAGTTTTTTGGAGTAATACAATAATTTATTGAAAAAATATAACTTTATATTTTTTTGTTCTATATGTAACCATAATAGCagaatgcccatgcgttgcaaggCAAGCAACCGAGAAATCAACACAATACATCATTTTAATTTTCCTAATGCATGTGTGGAGTCTAGATTTCGACCACTTCAAGATATCTTTGAGACCGGATGCGTCGTATACCTTTGTGGTCTTCGATCTCTCGCAAGTGTATCCTTTACTCCTGTAAAAAATTGTCCATTTCATCCTTATTTTTTGACGGCTCATTAGATTTCATCTAGCATTGTTGTTGTTGCATCCGATGAAAATGATGAAACAAAGTAGAAATAGCATGCTGTTGACACTTAATGGCTCCAGCCACATTAATTAGGAATATGGTAGTTTCATACAGTAGGAGTTTTAAAAAAATCGTACCGCTTCGATCTAAATTAATTACTGtgtaaggatggcaattttacccatggacatggatacccatggatacccgACCCAAATGGATAGGATTTGGATATGCTTTTGTGCCCATGGGCGGCGCCCAAAATCGACCCAATTGCTAGCGGGTAGGTCATGGATATAATCATGTACCCGTGGGTATATCCAAGCCCAACCCGATAGTATGCATTAGTGGGCAAAAATCAACTATCGGTACCCCACAGTCACGTGTCCCACTGCAATTTTACACTTTGTTATGTAAAACATGCAA belongs to Triticum urartu cultivar G1812 chromosome 7, Tu2.1, whole genome shotgun sequence and includes:
- the LOC125521525 gene encoding cysteine-rich receptor-like protein kinase 44; translation: MGYGILAVVIVLFVLPPARPLEDSICDAGSSSSSSFEANLKLLAAALPSNASSAAAGFATLSAGTAYAMALCRGDANASSCAACVAVAFRAAGERCHNTTSVTMYEDDCVLRFANRQFLDFLKAEQWQVGELSGAVTRSENRRVPAVAADWFSAAATAILSAVSARAVASSNSTPNAKKYFATGEVEFDPRIYVLAQCVPLLTPAQCSGCLGQLLSQIKTHMGATPPWVTSRVEWCGLRYGVSPFYEGQAMLQLEAPPSPTSATTPDTFGPEKKKTSAAGISVGVACSLVLISILSVSVFIRSRRRIKATKRDNPFKKISRAQCTIFDLPTLEEATDNFSQRNKLGEGGFGAVYKGILPDGKEIAVKKLVGTAGHGLHQLHNEVLLLAELQHKNLVRLHGFYSHRDDTLLVYEYIKNGSLDNFLSNTRDGHTLAWEQQYNIILGIAKGMLYLHEDSSMRIIHRDLKPNNILLDEDMDPKIADFGLARLLGEGHTHTMTSGAAGTPGYMAPEYVYHRRVSPKIDIFSYGVLILQIVTRRKECWSDDSNTVNLITEVWNHWKKGTISQMMDQKLNQHTRNQQLRCVHVGLMCVQLNPDDRPEISTAIFMLTRDNVELQPPEEPAFFFGSFSHGRNLLSSSGGSANSNFMFGEEISVNGVTITEPYPR